One Thermococcus sp. MV5 genomic region harbors:
- the serK gene encoding L-serine kinase SerK, translating to MGVEKVPKYNIPTKKVEYVFIELDKMKPHEQLVQKELEAFIESVTGSGVFWKPMLLAKVPGEDMYLIVDGHHRWAGLEKLGAKRAPSVILDYFSDDVKVYTWYPAFKGDLEKVLERLKKEGLEIIADPEAEEKAERGEIAFALIGKEKKFSIPGAINEQKKVSKVLDEMSVEGEIELIYYGLKEDAGEDMEKGEIDYVFIRKAPSKEEVMELVKRGEVYSPKTTRHVLPFNPDKIDVKLEELF from the coding sequence ATGGGTGTTGAAAAAGTTCCAAAGTACAACATTCCGACAAAAAAGGTTGAATACGTTTTTATTGAGCTTGACAAAATGAAGCCTCATGAGCAACTTGTCCAAAAGGAGCTTGAGGCATTTATTGAAAGCGTAACTGGTTCTGGAGTTTTCTGGAAACCTATGCTTTTAGCAAAAGTTCCGGGAGAAGATATGTACCTAATAGTAGATGGCCACCACAGATGGGCAGGTTTAGAAAAACTTGGCGCCAAAAGAGCACCCTCAGTAATTCTAGACTACTTCAGTGATGATGTCAAGGTCTACACATGGTATCCCGCGTTTAAGGGAGACCTTGAGAAGGTTCTAGAAAGACTAAAAAAAGAGGGGTTAGAAATCATTGCAGACCCCGAAGCTGAAGAAAAAGCAGAAAGGGGAGAAATAGCATTTGCTCTAATTGGTAAAGAAAAGAAGTTCTCTATCCCCGGAGCCATTAATGAACAGAAAAAGGTCAGTAAAGTGCTTGATGAGATGAGTGTTGAAGGAGAAATAGAACTCATATACTATGGACTTAAAGAAGATGCAGGGGAAGACATGGAGAAAGGTGAAATCGATTATGTATTCATAAGAAAGGCCCCAAGTAAGGAAGAAGTCATGGAACTCGTAAAGAGAGGGGAGGTTTATTCCCCAAAAACTACAAGACACGTGTTGCCATTTAATCCAGATAAAATTGATGTGAAGCTTGAAGAACTCTTTTGA
- the psmB gene encoding archaeal proteasome endopeptidase complex subunit beta produces the protein MWALDKIKGTTTVGIVCSDGVVLAADRRASLGNMVISREVTKIFQVDDHLVLAGAGSVGDILSLVRVLRAQARLYKAKVGKEMSTKALATLTSNVLSGRRYFPYFGWFLIGGYDESPKLYSVDMAGGITEDKYVSAGSGMEFAYSVLDNEYNEKITIKKGVKLAIKAINTAIKRDVFTGDGIMVVVISEEGYKELSKEEVEKILKKL, from the coding sequence GTGTGGGCTTTGGACAAAATTAAAGGCACAACAACAGTAGGCATTGTTTGTAGTGATGGAGTAGTCCTAGCTGCGGACAGGAGGGCTTCATTGGGCAACATGGTTATTTCAAGGGAGGTTACAAAAATTTTCCAAGTGGATGACCATTTGGTCCTAGCAGGAGCAGGCAGTGTAGGTGACATTTTAAGTCTTGTTAGAGTTCTCAGGGCACAGGCAAGGTTATATAAGGCAAAAGTTGGCAAAGAGATGAGTACAAAGGCCTTAGCAACACTAACATCCAACGTTCTGAGCGGCAGAAGGTACTTCCCCTATTTTGGCTGGTTCTTAATTGGTGGATATGATGAAAGCCCAAAGCTTTATTCGGTTGACATGGCTGGGGGGATTACCGAAGATAAGTATGTTTCTGCAGGCTCTGGTATGGAGTTTGCGTATTCTGTTTTAGATAATGAATATAATGAAAAAATTACTATAAAAAAGGGTGTTAAGCTTGCAATAAAAGCTATAAATACAGCAATAAAAAGAGATGTTTTTACTGGAGATGGGATAATGGTAGTTGTTATAAGTGAAGAGGGATACAAAGAGCTTTCTAAGGAAGAAGTGGAGAAGATTCTCAAGAAACTTTAA
- a CDS encoding beta-CASP ribonuclease aCPSF1, with the protein MIKRETSVDEILKEIREIINQMIPREARITEVEFEGPELVIYVKNPEVVMQDGELIKNLAKVLKKRISVRPDPDVLLAPERAEELIKEIVPSEAEITNISFDPSVGEVIIEAKKPGLVIGKNGETLREITQKVYWAPKVIRTPPLQSQTIYSIRGILQSESKDRRKFLRQVGKNIYRKPELKSDWIRITGLGGFREVGRSALLLQTNESFVLVDFGVNVAELNDPKKGLPHFEAPEFTYVLKEGLLDAIIITHAHLDHSGLLPYLFRYNLFDGPIYATPPTRDLMVLLQKDFIEIQQSNGVEPLYRMKDIKEVVKHTITLDYGEVRDISPDLRLTLHNAGHILGSSIAHLHVGNGLHNIAVTGDFKFVPTKLFEPANAKFPRLETLIMESTYGGSRDYQMPREEAEKRLIEVILQTIKRKGKVLIPAMAVGRSQEIMIALEEYARVGGLDAPIYLDGMIWEATAIHTAYPEYLSKNLRNQIFHEGYNPFLNEIFKPVANASERKDIIESDEPAIIIASSGMLVGGPSVEYFKNLAPDPRNSLIFVSYQAEGTLGRQVQRGLREIPMIGEGGRTEAIQINMEIHTIDGFSGHADRRELMSYIARVKPRPERVITVHGESQKCLDLASSIHKKFGISTRAPNNLDAIRLK; encoded by the coding sequence GTGATAAAAAGAGAAACAAGTGTTGATGAGATCTTAAAGGAGATTAGAGAGATTATAAATCAGATGATCCCACGAGAAGCTAGAATAACCGAGGTTGAATTTGAAGGACCAGAACTTGTTATCTATGTTAAAAACCCTGAAGTTGTAATGCAAGATGGTGAACTCATAAAAAACCTTGCTAAAGTTTTAAAAAAGAGGATTAGTGTTAGACCTGACCCAGATGTTCTTTTGGCTCCGGAGAGAGCTGAAGAATTGATCAAGGAAATAGTGCCTTCTGAAGCGGAGATAACCAATATCAGTTTCGATCCTTCTGTTGGGGAAGTCATAATTGAGGCTAAAAAGCCGGGATTAGTTATCGGGAAAAATGGAGAAACCCTTAGAGAAATTACACAAAAAGTTTATTGGGCACCTAAAGTTATTAGGACACCTCCTTTGCAGTCCCAGACAATATATTCAATTAGAGGAATACTTCAATCAGAGAGCAAGGATAGGAGGAAATTTTTGAGGCAAGTGGGGAAAAACATATACAGAAAGCCAGAACTTAAAAGCGACTGGATAAGAATAACAGGTCTTGGCGGTTTTAGGGAAGTAGGAAGAAGTGCTTTGTTACTTCAAACAAATGAAAGCTTTGTATTAGTAGATTTTGGGGTTAATGTCGCTGAGCTTAATGATCCCAAAAAAGGACTTCCTCATTTTGAGGCCCCAGAATTCACATATGTTCTTAAAGAAGGCCTGCTTGATGCTATAATAATTACTCATGCCCACTTAGATCACTCTGGTCTATTGCCATATCTATTTAGATACAACCTCTTTGATGGTCCCATTTATGCAACACCACCAACAAGGGACTTGATGGTTCTTCTTCAGAAGGACTTCATTGAAATTCAGCAAAGTAATGGAGTTGAGCCACTTTACAGAATGAAGGATATCAAGGAAGTCGTCAAGCACACTATAACCCTCGATTATGGGGAAGTTAGAGATATCTCGCCTGATCTTAGACTTACTTTACATAACGCTGGTCATATCTTAGGGTCTTCAATAGCTCATCTTCATGTTGGAAATGGACTTCACAACATTGCCGTAACTGGAGATTTCAAATTTGTTCCAACAAAGCTTTTTGAACCAGCTAATGCAAAGTTTCCCAGGTTAGAGACCCTTATCATGGAGTCCACATATGGTGGAAGTAGAGATTACCAAATGCCAAGAGAAGAGGCAGAAAAGCGTCTTATTGAGGTGATTCTGCAAACAATAAAACGCAAAGGAAAAGTTTTAATCCCTGCCATGGCCGTTGGAAGGTCTCAGGAGATCATGATAGCATTGGAAGAGTACGCTAGAGTTGGAGGTTTAGATGCTCCAATTTATCTTGATGGAATGATTTGGGAGGCTACGGCAATACATACAGCGTATCCAGAATACTTAAGCAAGAATCTGAGGAATCAGATATTCCATGAAGGTTACAACCCCTTCCTAAACGAAATCTTTAAACCTGTTGCTAATGCTAGTGAAAGAAAGGATATAATAGAGAGTGATGAGCCTGCTATAATCATAGCATCTTCAGGCATGTTAGTTGGTGGCCCGAGCGTTGAATATTTCAAGAATTTAGCTCCAGATCCAAGAAATTCTCTTATCTTTGTGAGCTACCAAGCAGAAGGCACTCTAGGTAGACAAGTTCAAAGGGGTCTCAGAGAGATACCAATGATTGGAGAGGGTGGAAGAACAGAAGCCATCCAGATAAACATGGAAATCCACACAATAGATGGATTCTCTGGTCACGCAGATAGAAGAGAACTAATGAGCTATATTGCAAGGGTAAAACCAAGACCAGAGAGGGTAATTACTGTACACGGAGAATCTCAAAAGTGTTTAGATTTGGCTTCAAGCATTCACAAGAAATTTGGTATCTCAACAAGAGCTCCCAACAATCTAGATGCAATTAGACTTAAGTGA
- a CDS encoding pyridoxal-phosphate dependent enzyme has product MIKCPKCGREYTSLLPPKCSCGALLEIRYDYSKVKINKWEFREKGVWKYKELLPPVERIISLKEGGTPLVRAKLGEKVGLEVFIKDETRNPTGSFRDRLATVGVSYGLPWSNNGFIVASDGNAAASLAAYAARANKEAFVVVPKKVDRGKLIQMIAFGAKIIRYGDSVDECIEYASELSRLNGLYDITPENNIVGVEGQKTLAFELWEEVNPTHVIVPTGSGSNIYSIYKGFKELLEIGVIEEFPKLIAVQTENCSPIAAEIIGVPAKRDFTKALGLYVKDPINKELAINAIKESKGTAVVIREDELDLGERVLAKEGVFAEYSSAVVIPALLKLHEEDYFEKDDKITLVITGSGLKSYYVEEKERFSIGGTKLNILKLLREKPMYGYEVWENLEKPIKYQAVYQHVKELESLGLIEEAYKRGRRTYYRLTEKGQRLLENFEE; this is encoded by the coding sequence ATGATAAAATGTCCCAAGTGTGGAAGGGAATATACCTCTCTGCTCCCTCCAAAATGTTCATGTGGAGCTCTGCTTGAGATTAGATATGACTATTCCAAAGTAAAAATAAATAAATGGGAATTCCGAGAAAAAGGGGTTTGGAAATATAAAGAGCTTCTCCCTCCTGTTGAAAGAATAATCTCTCTTAAGGAGGGAGGGACACCTTTAGTAAGGGCTAAACTTGGGGAGAAAGTGGGGCTTGAGGTTTTTATTAAGGATGAGACCCGAAACCCTACGGGATCTTTTAGAGATAGGTTAGCAACAGTAGGCGTTTCTTATGGCCTTCCTTGGAGTAACAATGGGTTTATTGTGGCAAGTGATGGAAATGCAGCGGCATCATTGGCAGCATATGCTGCTAGGGCAAATAAAGAAGCATTCGTCGTTGTTCCTAAAAAGGTAGATCGTGGGAAGCTTATCCAGATGATAGCATTTGGGGCAAAGATTATAAGATATGGTGACAGTGTGGATGAATGCATTGAATATGCCTCAGAACTCTCCCGATTAAATGGTCTTTATGACATAACTCCTGAAAATAATATAGTTGGAGTGGAAGGTCAAAAGACTCTTGCGTTCGAGCTCTGGGAGGAAGTTAATCCTACTCATGTCATAGTTCCTACAGGAAGTGGAAGCAATATTTACAGTATATACAAAGGTTTCAAAGAGCTTTTAGAGATAGGTGTTATTGAGGAGTTCCCAAAATTAATTGCAGTACAGACTGAGAACTGTTCCCCAATAGCAGCAGAAATAATAGGTGTGCCAGCAAAGAGGGACTTTACAAAAGCCCTTGGCCTCTATGTAAAGGATCCTATCAACAAGGAACTCGCAATAAATGCCATAAAAGAAAGTAAAGGGACTGCAGTGGTAATAAGAGAAGACGAGCTTGATCTTGGGGAAAGAGTACTTGCCAAAGAGGGTGTTTTTGCAGAGTATTCTTCAGCAGTAGTAATTCCTGCTTTGCTTAAACTTCATGAGGAGGATTATTTCGAGAAGGACGACAAGATAACATTGGTTATAACCGGTTCTGGGCTTAAGAGTTACTATGTGGAGGAAAAGGAACGGTTTTCAATAGGTGGCACAAAATTGAATATACTAAAACTGCTAAGAGAAAAACCAATGTATGGATACGAAGTCTGGGAAAATTTAGAGAAGCCTATAAAGTACCAAGCTGTTTATCAGCATGTAAAAGAACTTGAGAGTCTGGGATTAATAGAAGAAGCTTATAAACGTGGGAGAAGAACATATTACAGACTTACTGAAAAAGGACAAAGACTCCTTGAGAACTTTGAGGAATAA
- the rpiA gene encoding ribose-5-phosphate isomerase RpiA, with the protein MEELKRLVAKEALKFIDDDMIIGLGTGSTTAYFIQMLGKKLMTGEFEDIYGIPTSHQSRLLALESGVPVVSLDEVDAIDIAVDGADEVDPHLNLIKGRGAALTMEKIIEYRAGTFIVLVDESKLVEYLGQRAPVPIEVIPAAWRAIKEELEVFNATAELRMGTKKDGPIITDNGNFILDAKFEKIEDPLDMEIELNNIPGVVENGIFADIADIVLVGTKEGVKKLER; encoded by the coding sequence ATGGAAGAGCTAAAAAGACTGGTTGCAAAGGAGGCATTGAAGTTTATTGATGACGACATGATCATCGGCCTAGGTACAGGATCGACCACTGCTTATTTTATCCAAATGCTTGGAAAAAAGCTAATGACAGGAGAATTTGAAGACATTTATGGTATTCCAACCTCCCACCAGTCTCGTCTTTTGGCCCTAGAAAGCGGTGTTCCTGTGGTAAGTCTTGATGAAGTTGATGCAATAGATATCGCTGTTGATGGAGCTGATGAAGTTGATCCACACCTTAATCTGATTAAAGGAAGAGGGGCAGCATTAACAATGGAAAAGATTATTGAGTATAGAGCTGGAACTTTCATAGTTCTTGTTGATGAGAGCAAGCTAGTGGAATATCTTGGACAGAGAGCACCAGTGCCAATTGAAGTTATTCCCGCCGCTTGGAGGGCTATTAAAGAAGAGTTAGAAGTGTTTAATGCAACAGCAGAGCTCAGAATGGGAACCAAGAAAGATGGCCCTATAATCACGGATAATGGGAACTTTATCCTCGATGCGAAGTTTGAGAAGATTGAAGATCCTCTGGACATGGAGATTGAACTCAACAATATTCCTGGAGTCGTGGAAAATGGGATCTTTGCAGATATTGCCGATATTGTTCTGGTTGGCACAAAAGAGGGTGTCAAAAAGTTAGAGAGATAA
- a CDS encoding transglutaminase-like domain-containing protein: MSKDTSKIKLIAGLLILLILLSFSAWYFTTRTKGETKEPLPTLTTSTPSPTTTTAPPQTSIETTSPSTTTTTTAIETTTSLPKSTCPSIWRYIFKEALKCGLSSNELTKISYLAIELKGQTVQESAWNILEWLQNNIEYDHHKASLPAPIIQISENGTIIGVTGGEGTEIQTPYETIKKGKGICTDYTILTLALLLEMGYSPVYAFEINFENSSTKHTTAAIQINDAYFLLDQNLPPMDLGTYYNKWAVYREEKLLISNATVYEIQKSGENLTIKVIGIILAEDFKNRNYDFTSANLAVMANDLMELFLENYPNLSRDFYISDIDKKVHLPYGYANRSTWKLELPNFIDYYTPTFHTEFVKYFYRRFTENPEVVKDLSKFNRLWIRVERDQNTLRIVLNLAERVEN, translated from the coding sequence TTGTCTAAGGATACTTCAAAGATAAAACTCATAGCAGGATTACTTATACTATTGATTCTTCTCTCTTTTAGTGCATGGTACTTTACAACCAGGACAAAAGGTGAGACAAAAGAGCCACTGCCGACTTTAACAACCTCAACCCCCTCCCCCACTACCACCACTGCACCTCCACAAACCTCTATAGAAACCACAAGTCCAAGCACCACTACGACTACAACTGCTATAGAAACTACTACTTCTTTACCAAAGAGTACCTGCCCCAGTATTTGGAGATACATATTCAAAGAAGCCCTAAAATGTGGCTTAAGTTCAAATGAACTAACAAAGATCTCCTATCTTGCAATAGAGTTAAAGGGACAAACTGTACAAGAAAGTGCGTGGAACATTCTAGAATGGCTTCAGAATAATATCGAATATGACCACCACAAAGCCTCTCTCCCAGCTCCAATAATACAAATTTCCGAAAATGGAACTATTATTGGGGTTACAGGCGGAGAAGGAACAGAAATCCAAACCCCATACGAGACTATTAAAAAAGGGAAAGGAATATGCACAGATTACACAATATTAACATTAGCTCTACTCTTAGAAATGGGCTATTCCCCAGTATACGCATTTGAAATTAACTTTGAAAACTCAAGTACAAAACATACAACAGCAGCAATTCAAATTAATGACGCATACTTCCTTCTGGACCAGAATCTACCTCCTATGGATTTGGGCACATATTACAATAAATGGGCCGTTTATAGGGAAGAAAAACTGCTTATTTCAAATGCCACAGTGTATGAAATACAAAAAAGTGGCGAAAATCTTACAATAAAGGTAATTGGGATAATACTTGCTGAAGATTTCAAGAATAGAAATTATGACTTCACATCAGCAAACTTGGCAGTAATGGCGAATGATCTAATGGAGTTATTCCTCGAAAATTACCCAAACCTAAGCAGGGATTTCTATATCTCGGACATTGATAAAAAAGTTCATCTCCCATATGGTTATGCAAATAGAAGCACTTGGAAGCTTGAACTGCCCAATTTCATAGACTATTACACCCCCACATTTCACACAGAATTTGTGAAGTACTTTTACAGAAGATTCACAGAAAACCCAGAAGTTGTCAAAGATTTATCCAAATTTAACCGCTTATGGATCCGAGTAGAGAGGGATCAAAATACACTCAGAATTGTGCTAAACTTGGCAGAAAGAGTAGAAAATTAA